CGCGCAGGGCTTGTCCCCGGATGCCGCCACCAGCGGGGCGCTTAAAAATTTGTCTTCTCTGGCGCTGCGTGAGGCAAGAACCCAGGCGTTTTCAGATGCTTTTTACCTGATCATGATAGGTTTTTTGATTGCTGCGATGCTGGTTCCGTTAATGAAAAAGCCGCAGCCACATTGATATTTCAGGAGAATAATGATGAGCGTTTCAGCTAAACGCATCGTGGTCACGGGCATGGGCATCATCAGCCCGCTGGGCTGCGGCGTGCAGCATGTCTGGCAGTCGCTGTTAGCGGGGAAATCTGGCATCTCGGCGCTGGATGAGAAAGTCGTAGAAGACATTCCCTGCAAAGTGGCCGGCCAGGTGCCGTCTATTGAGCAAGATCCCCAGCACGGCTTTGATCCACTGGCGACAATCCCCGCCAAAGAACGTAAAAAGATGGATCGTTTCATCGAGTTTGCGCTCGTTGCCGCCCATGAAGCGCTCGCGCAGGCGGGCTGGTCTCCAGCTTCTCAGGAAGAGAAGGATCGTACCGCGACGGTGATTGCCACCGGGATCGGCGGCTTCAGCGAAATCGCCAATGCTGTGCACACCACGGACGAGCGCGGGCCGCGTCGCCTGTCGCCGTTTACTATCCCCTCTTTCCTCGCCAACCTCGCCGCCGGGCATGTGTCCATCGCACACGGTTTTCGCGGGCCGATTGGCGCGCCGGTCACCGCCTGCGCCGCCGGAGCCCAGGCGATTGGCGATGCCGCCCGTCTGATCCGCAGCGGCGAGGCCGATATTGCCCTTTGCGGCGGCGCAGAAGCGGCTATTCACCGCGTTAGCCTGGCTGGATTTGCCGCCGCTCGCGCGCTGTCTACCGCATCCAACGACAATCCAGAAGCCGCCTCACGGCCGTTCGACCGTGACCGGGACGGCTTTGTGATGGGCGAAGGCGCCGGGCTTATCGTGATTGAATCCCTGGAGCACGCGCAGGCCCGGGGCGCCACGCCGCTGGCTGAGCTGGTTGGCTACGGCACCAGCGCGGATGCCTGGCATTTGACCGCCGGGCCGGAGGACGGCAACGGCGCAAGGCGAGCGATGGAAGCCGCTCTCCATCAGGCTGGCGTAACGGCCACGGATATTGACCATATTAACGCGCACGCAACCTCGACTCAGGTCGGGGATAAAGGCGAGCTCGCGGCGATTAAAGGGCTTTTCGGCACGCATCCCGTGGCGGTGACTTCGACGAAATCCGCCACCGGCCACCTGCTGGGCGCGGCGGGAGGCATTGAAGCTATTTTTACCATTCAGGCATTGCGTGACCAGATTGTGCCGCCGACGCTGAATCTGCATCACCCCGATGAAGAGGCGGCCGGGCTGGATCTGGTGGCGCTGACCGCCCGGCCACAGGCGCTGCGTTATGCGCTGTCGAACGGATTTGGTTTTGGCGGCGTGAATGCGAGCCTGCTGTTGAAGCGGTGGGGCTCCGGGGAATAACCCTCACCCCGGCCCTCTCCCTGGAAGGGAGAGGGAGAAACCCAAAAGTGGATTTCTGCTCGCTCCAGTCCCCTCGCCCCTTCGGGGAGAGAGTTAGGGAGAGGGGCAAGCATCACTCTCCTGCCTCAAACTCCCGCTGCAGCCACGCCCTAACCCGCAGCACATCCTCTCTTCGGGCCTTTTCAGGGCTGGTCACAAAATAATAGTTCGCCCCAGGCAACGCGCCCGGCAGCGCGATATGCAATAAGCCCTGCTGCAGCGCACGGCGAATCAGCAGTTCGCTCGCCAGCAAGATCCCCTGCCCGGCTATCGCCGCCTGAATCGCATGGGTTTCGTCGTCAAAATGAATACCGCTCTGAACGTCCAAATCCTCCGGTCCAAAAACCGATTTCCAGTGCTGCCAACTGGGTTCAGGGCTGGGTACATGCCGGTTATCTATATGAAAAAGCGTCATCCCCGGCAGATCATTCACGCTCCTGAGCTTTAGCTGCGGGCTTGCTACCAGCACAAACTTGTCGCTATGCAGAAGTGTGCTGTCGAGAGATCCGTCGGCCTGCATGCTATAACGCACCGCACAGTCCGCCATTTTGCCGTGGAGATCCGCCAGGGCGACGCCGCTGTGAAAGCGCAGTTCCAGCGCAGGGTGGCGCTGATGTAAAGACGGCAAACGCGGCACCAGCCAGTTAGTCAGGAAGTTAGACGTGGTGCTGAGCGTGAGCGTGCCAGGATGGGAGAGCGTTTCTATAGACTCAACGGCCTCGCGAAGCGTGGTGAAAATATTCCCGGAGGCGCGGAACAGAGTCTCCCCCGCCGGAGTCAGCGCCACGCTACGAGCGGAGCGGGTGAATAACCGCTGCTCCAGTGAATCCTCAAGCAGGCGAATTTGGTGGCTGATGGCGGTAGGCGTCACGCCAATTTCTTCCGCGGCCGCTTTAAAGCTGGCGTGGCGTGCCACGGCATCAAAGGCCCGAATGGCCGTGAGCGGCGGGAGTCGACGACTTTTCATGAATGAATTTAACTCATCCTTTGCTGAATAATATGATTTTGATTGCGCCATAAATAAAGGCGTAGCCTGTTATCCACGCCTATCAAATGATGAAAATGATTCATCAAAAAGAAAATAGCAGGAAACGCCGATGACACAAACTTATGCGATACCCGCCGCCGGGCGATATCGCGCTTTATTCGCGCCCGGTATTGCGCAGGCGCTGATCGCGCTGGACTACGCGATTGTCTACGTCGCGCTACCCACACTGGCCCAAGACCTGAATCTTTCACTCAGCGAGATGCAGTGGGTCGTTTCCCTTTATGGCCTGACGTTTGCCGCCCTCTTGCTGGCGGGCGGCACCCTCTGCGATCGCCTGGGCGCGCGCCGGATGTTCAGCCTTGGCATGGCGCTGTTTTTGCTCTCGTCAGTGGCTGGCGGGCTGGCGCATAGTGGCACACTGCTGCTCATCGCCCGCTGCGGGCAAGGGATGGCGGCGGCGCTACTTCAGCCCGCGGTTCTGGCGCTGATGGCGCAGCGATTTCACGGTGAGGCGCACAGGCAGGCATTGGCGATATGGAGCGCCATCGGCGCGCTGGGTCTGGTTGCGGGCGTGATGCTCGGCGGCGTCCTTGCCGCGCTGGACTGGCGGACCATTTTCTTTATTAATATTCCCCCGGGGCTGATTGCGCTATGGCTGATTCGCCGGGATTATCTCTCCCTCAGTCCGCAGGGCGAAACACAGCGGACGGGCATCGGGTCACTGGTCGGGTGCTTCGCCGCCGGGACGCTGGTCTGGGCGCTGATGCGCTATGGCGAAACCGGGCAGCCTGACTATGTTGCCAACCGCTTCGCCGTTGCCATGGGGATCTTGTTCCTTTTGCACGAACGCTTCGCCCCTCAACCTTTACTGGCCCGCTCGCTTCGCGCTCTACCGGGCCTGCAAACGGGCTGGCTCAGCAGCGCCTGCTATATGGCAAGCGTAGGTAGCCAGTTCTATGCCATGACCCTGCTCTGGCAGCAGACGCTGCAGCAGGATGCCGTTACAACCGGGCTGATGTTCACGCCGCTCGCGCTGTTAATCGTAGCGGGCAATACGTTATTTACCCGTCTGACAGCCCGCTACGCCAGCGCCCCGGTGTTGGCCACCGGGTTTGCCTGTTCGGCGCTGGGGCTAGGGCTGTTATCCGTCGGGTTAGCCTCGCCGCTGTCTGTGGCTTTTTTCGGCGGTATCGCCCTGAGCGGGATTGGCCACGGGCTCATCTTCCCGGCGATGTTCGCCGTGGGGCTGTCCTCCACCCCGCTTGATCAGCAGGGACGCGCCAGCGCCCTGATGGCCACCAGCCAGTATATGGCCGGGGCAATGATGCTGGCGGTGCTGTCCGTGGTGCTCGGGCAGGCTCCCGATATAGCACAGTGGGCAACGGCCTTCCGGCTTCTGGGCGCTGCGGCTGCAACAGGCATGCTGATTGCCGCCTGCCATAAAGCTGGCTGAATAAGGGGAACCTGCGCGGGGAAAGGTGAGAGGGGTTCGGGCCGGATGAATGCTACATTTATACTAACTGTTTAATTCTTCTCCCTTATCATCGAATTTTCCCGCGTTAAGGATCCCGAGATGACCCAGCAAACTGAACAGGCTGACGCTAAAAACTACCCTGTGCGCCTGATTGCGGTCGTACTTACCGGCATTCTTGCCGGCATCGCGGGGATGCTTCTCGCGCTGATTTTACACGCCATTCAACATCTGGCCTTTGGCTACAGCATTGACCAGTTGGTGGGGAGCGAGACGTTCCTTGAGGGCGTGACGGACGCTTCGCATTTACGCCGTGTAGCGGCAATTCTTGGCGGTGGGGCCGTCGCCGGGTTTGGCTGGTGGCTGCTCGCGCGCTACGGCAAGAAAAGAGTGTCTATCGCTGCAGCCGTGGCAAATCCTGCCGTGCCAATGCCGACTGGCACCACGACTGTTCATGCCTTACTGCAAATCATCACCGTCGCGCTGGGTTCACCGCTCGGGCGAGAAGTCGCCCCCCGGGAAATGGGCGCGCTGGCGGCGGGTATTCTCGCCCGAAAATTCAACCTGCAGCCGGATGAAACCCGCACGTTGATTGCCTGCGGGGCGGGTGCCGGACTGGCGGCGGTGTATAACGTTCCCCTCGCCGGGGCGCTGTTCACGCTGGAAGTCTTGCTGCTCTCGTTTAGCTGGGAAAAAGCCCTGGCGGCGGTCATCACTTCCGCAGTGGCGGCCTGGGTGGCGACCCTGGGCCTGGGCGATGAGTCACAGTATCACTTCGCTTCTTTTGCACTTCCCCACGCGTTTATCGGCTGGGCGCTTGTCGCCAGCCCGCTGCTCGGCTATGCCGCCTGGCTGTTCCGCAAGGCGACAACCCGCGTCAGAACCCAGGTAAAAACCAACTGGCAGATGCCGGTATTTTGCCTGCTGGCCTTTGCGCTGCTGGCCGCGCTTAGCCTGTGGTTCCCGCAGCTACCGGGCAACGGCAAAGGCCCGATGCAGCTTGCCATCAGCAACGGCCTGGGCTTTAACTTCGCTGCGATTTTGCTCGCGCTGAAAATGCTGGTGATCCTCGCCGTCCTGCGCGGCGGCGCTGAGGGTGGGCTGCTGACCCCGGGCTTAACGGTAGGCGCTCTGCTGAGCCTGCTGCTGGCGGTGGTCTGGCAGTTTGTCTTCCCGGGCGGAGACGTGGGCAGCTTTGCCCTGGTCGGTGGCGCGGCGTTTTTAGCCGCTTCGATGCAGATGCCGGTCACCGCCGTGGCGCTGGTGATGGAGTTCACCCATATGGATCACAGCTATTTTGCCCCCGCGCTGCTTTGCGCCGCCGGAGCTTACACAACCTGCCGGGTTCTGGATCAGAAGTACCGGTACTAAACTCTTCAGTGGGAAGAGATAAATGCCGACTCAGCGAGCGGGGCCGGCATTGAGAAATGCTGCCGCATACGCGCCACCTCGTTAAGCGGCGTGAGCCCAAAAAGGCGCTTAAATTCGCGGCTGAACTGCGAAACACTTTCGTAACCCACCCGGGCACTGGCCGCCGAAGCGGTCAGTTCATTTCGCAGCATCAACAATCTCGCCTGATGCAACCTTGTGGATTTGAGGTATTGCATGGGCGAAGTGTTGGTCACCGCTTTGAAGTGGCTGTGGAACGTGGGCACGCTCATGCCCGCTTCTTTTGCCAGAGCGTTAACGTCCAGATGGGCATCAAATTCGGCATGAAGCTTGCGCAGCGCTTTCGCCACTTTGCCAAACTGCCCCTGCATCGTCAGCGCGCTGCGTAACGTGTGCCCCTGCGCCCCCGTCAGTACCCGGTAATAAATCTCTCGCATCATAGCCGGCCCCAACAAATCGGCATCCAGCGGGGTCGACATCACCTGCAGAAAACGCAGAACGGAAGCGCTCATCGCGTCGTCCATCGGGCTGGACATCATGCTGCGTGGCTCGGCGGCCAGCCCGGTTCCTCGCCCATCAAGCGCCAGCATTACCTCTGCGGCCAGCGTGAAGTCTAACCTCATGTAGATAGCCAGCATGGGTTCTTCGGCGCTGGCCTCCGTTTCCATGGTGAACGGTACGGGCACGGAAACCATCAGGTAGTGCTGCGCATCATATAAATAGACATCCTCCCCTAAAAAACCCCGTTTACGCCCCTGTACCACAATCACAATGCCGGGCTCATAAAGAACGGGGGTTCGTATTAGCGGGCGGTTAGAGCGTAAGAAACGCACTTCGCTAAGCGCCGTGAGATTGTAGCCTTCATGCGGGGTTAAGCTGTCCAGAAGTTCAACCATTTGTTTACTGGCCGGCGGGCTGGCGTTTGTCATAGGGGGCCATCTGGCAAAGGAAGATGTTGCCAGAGTCTGGCAGTGAAACCGCCCCTCGTCCAGATGCCTCATAGGAATAGGCAAACATCCGAGAGGATCCAGGCTACGCATTCGGCCCTGCCGGCCCTACGCTTTACCTCTCACTTACGGAGGAAATAATAATGAGCCTGTCG
This Klebsiella michiganensis DNA region includes the following protein-coding sequences:
- a CDS encoding 3-oxoacyl-ACP synthase (FabF; beta-ketoacyl-ACP synthase II, KASII; catalyzes a condensation reaction in fatty acid biosynthesis: addition of an acyl acceptor of two carbons from malonyl-ACP; required for the elongation of short-chain unsaturated acyl-ACP); its protein translation is MSVSAKRIVVTGMGIISPLGCGVQHVWQSLLAGKSGISALDEKVVEDIPCKVAGQVPSIEQDPQHGFDPLATIPAKERKKMDRFIEFALVAAHEALAQAGWSPASQEEKDRTATVIATGIGGFSEIANAVHTTDERGPRRLSPFTIPSFLANLAAGHVSIAHGFRGPIGAPVTACAAGAQAIGDAARLIRSGEADIALCGGAEAAIHRVSLAGFAAARALSTASNDNPEAASRPFDRDRDGFVMGEGAGLIVIESLEHAQARGATPLAELVGYGTSADAWHLTAGPEDGNGARRAMEAALHQAGVTATDIDHINAHATSTQVGDKGELAAIKGLFGTHPVAVTSTKSATGHLLGAAGGIEAIFTIQALRDQIVPPTLNLHHPDEEAAGLDLVALTARPQALRYALSNGFGFGGVNASLLLKRWGSGE
- a CDS encoding chloride channel protein; protein product: MTQQTEQADAKNYPVRLIAVVLTGILAGIAGMLLALILHAIQHLAFGYSIDQLVGSETFLEGVTDASHLRRVAAILGGGAVAGFGWWLLARYGKKRVSIAAAVANPAVPMPTGTTTVHALLQIITVALGSPLGREVAPREMGALAAGILARKFNLQPDETRTLIACGAGAGLAAVYNVPLAGALFTLEVLLLSFSWEKALAAVITSAVAAWVATLGLGDESQYHFASFALPHAFIGWALVASPLLGYAAWLFRKATTRVRTQVKTNWQMPVFCLLAFALLAALSLWFPQLPGNGKGPMQLAISNGLGFNFAAILLALKMLVILAVLRGGAEGGLLTPGLTVGALLSLLLAVVWQFVFPGGDVGSFALVGGAAFLAASMQMPVTAVALVMEFTHMDHSYFAPALLCAAGAYTTCRVLDQKYRY
- a CDS encoding MFS transporter — translated: MTQTYAIPAAGRYRALFAPGIAQALIALDYAIVYVALPTLAQDLNLSLSEMQWVVSLYGLTFAALLLAGGTLCDRLGARRMFSLGMALFLLSSVAGGLAHSGTLLLIARCGQGMAAALLQPAVLALMAQRFHGEAHRQALAIWSAIGALGLVAGVMLGGVLAALDWRTIFFINIPPGLIALWLIRRDYLSLSPQGETQRTGIGSLVGCFAAGTLVWALMRYGETGQPDYVANRFAVAMGILFLLHERFAPQPLLARSLRALPGLQTGWLSSACYMASVGSQFYAMTLLWQQTLQQDAVTTGLMFTPLALLIVAGNTLFTRLTARYASAPVLATGFACSALGLGLLSVGLASPLSVAFFGGIALSGIGHGLIFPAMFAVGLSSTPLDQQGRASALMATSQYMAGAMMLAVLSVVLGQAPDIAQWATAFRLLGAAAATGMLIAACHKAG
- a CDS encoding AraC family transcriptional regulator, coding for MTNASPPASKQMVELLDSLTPHEGYNLTALSEVRFLRSNRPLIRTPVLYEPGIVIVVQGRKRGFLGEDVYLYDAQHYLMVSVPVPFTMETEASAEEPMLAIYMRLDFTLAAEVMLALDGRGTGLAAEPRSMMSSPMDDAMSASVLRFLQVMSTPLDADLLGPAMMREIYYRVLTGAQGHTLRSALTMQGQFGKVAKALRKLHAEFDAHLDVNALAKEAGMSVPTFHSHFKAVTNTSPMQYLKSTRLHQARLLMLRNELTASAASARVGYESVSQFSREFKRLFGLTPLNEVARMRQHFSMPAPLAESAFISSH
- a CDS encoding LysR family transcriptional regulator; its protein translation is MKSRRLPPLTAIRAFDAVARHASFKAAAEEIGVTPTAISHQIRLLEDSLEQRLFTRSARSVALTPAGETLFRASGNIFTTLREAVESIETLSHPGTLTLSTTSNFLTNWLVPRLPSLHQRHPALELRFHSGVALADLHGKMADCAVRYSMQADGSLDSTLLHSDKFVLVASPQLKLRSVNDLPGMTLFHIDNRHVPSPEPSWQHWKSVFGPEDLDVQSGIHFDDETHAIQAAIAGQGILLASELLIRRALQQGLLHIALPGALPGANYYFVTSPEKARREDVLRVRAWLQREFEAGE